In a single window of the Bactrocera dorsalis isolate Fly_Bdor chromosome 2, ASM2337382v1, whole genome shotgun sequence genome:
- the LOC105228843 gene encoding nucleotide exchange factor Sil1, translating into MRLKFLVILLLVIKFAISGANDKNKTFVATTNWQEVEEGQILPSGLHIRVNLQTGRKEAKLLNSKEVDGNNNNGALVNVEQNIYEASAKESQAKNKAKSSKTLSEAFKNLPKDSLGIAYSPKKLEQIKRDFKTYNELKESFKKLQKEFRSDGELITKLIDEYKNLSKENEELPTTLNTKINTQLRILEDFDYLVHQIDNALWFIDKGGLDKILLPLIVNETNINLRTKAVRVLGALTLNNPKAQIKVFEKNIGGYLAQILISSEHSEELSSALYAFGSLLRKFPLALQRILSTSGTQALVAVLAKKCELKVKAKSITLISDIIVEKRLVLSKYADSDSPLAAAQYADLNLQEWLHLSGFCETVDSLVSTQLYELLDQPDITEYFIIGLENAVEICESVWSKSVQLRHTLLTIKNRYMHTKEEYHGEVAQQIEKLVKILYSLNNRDEL; encoded by the exons ATgagattaaaatttttggtgatattattattagttattaAGTTTGCTATATCTGGTGCcaatgataaaaacaaaaccTTCGTAGCAACAACCAATTGGCAAGAAGTAGAAGAAG GTCAAATCCTTCCGTCGGGTCTGCATATACGTGTTAATTTACAAACTGGTAGGAAGGAAGCAAAACTTTTAAATAGTAAAGAAGTAGATGGGAATAATAATAACGGGGCATTGGTAAATGTAGAACAAAATATTTACGAAGCTAGTGCGAAGGAATCCCAAGCGAAAAATAAAGCTAAATCCAGTAAAACACTTTCTGAAGCTTTCAAAAATCTTCCCAAAGACAGTTTAGGTATTGCGTATTCACCAAAAAAATTAGAGCAAATAAAACGCgattttaaaacatataatgAATTAAAGGAATCTtttaaaaagttgcaaaaagaaTTTCGTTCAGATGGTGAACTAATTACAAAACTAATTGATGAGTATAAAAACCTTAGTAAAGAAAATGAGGAACTACCGACAACGttaaatacgaaaataaatacacaacTACGAATACTTGAAGATTTCGACTATCTTGTTCACCAAATTGACAATGCATTGTGGTTTATTGATAAAGGAGGCTTAGATAAAATTCTTCTACCACTAATAGTAAAcgaaacaaatataaatttacgaACAAAAGCCGTCCGTGTGTTAGGTGCTTTAACACTTAATAATCCTAAAGctcaaataaaagtttttgaaaaaaatatcggAGGTTATTTAGCTCAAATTCTTATATCGTCGGAACACTCGGAAGAGTTATCATCGGCATTATACGCTTTCGGTAGccttttaagaaaatttccttTGGCATTACAAAGAATACTCTCAACATCGGGAACACAAGCGTTGGTAGCCGTGCTTGCAAAAAAATGTGAACTAAAAGTGAAAGCGAAATCTATAACACTTATAAGCGATATAATTGTCGAAAAAAGACTTGTTCTTTCGAAATACGCTGACTCGGATAGCCCATTAGCTGCTGCACAGTATGCTGATTTAAATCTACAAGAATGGCTGCATTTGAGTGGTTTTTGCGAAACTGTCGATAGTTTAGTTTCTACACAACTTTATGAACTATTGGATCAACCAGATATAACCGAGTATTTTATAATAGGCTTGGAAAATGCGGTAGAAATTTGTGAATCTGTTTGGTCAAAAAGCGTACAACTAAGGCATACTTTATTAACCATAAAAAACCGTTATATGCACACTAAAGAAGAGTACCATGGGGAAGTTGCACAGCAAATTGAAAAGCTAGTTAAAATTCTTTACAGTCTAAACAATCGTGATGAACTTTAA